One window of Nostoc sp. C052 genomic DNA carries:
- a CDS encoding single-stranded DNA-binding protein — protein MSINVVNLIGRVGGDPEIKYFESGSVKCRLTLAVKRRSRNSDQPDWFELELWGKTAEFAKNYVQKGKQIAVKGSLKFDAWSDRQTGISRSKPVILVDQVDLLGSRQDGDGGTGDMSPEHF, from the coding sequence ATGAGTATCAATGTTGTCAACCTCATCGGTCGTGTAGGCGGCGACCCAGAGATTAAGTATTTTGAGTCTGGTAGTGTGAAGTGTAGATTGACACTGGCAGTAAAAAGGCGATCGCGTAATAGCGATCAACCTGACTGGTTCGAGTTGGAACTATGGGGAAAGACAGCAGAGTTTGCCAAGAATTATGTGCAAAAAGGTAAACAAATTGCCGTTAAAGGTTCCTTGAAGTTTGACGCTTGGAGCGATCGCCAAACAGGAATCAGCCGCTCTAAACCAGTTATTCTAGTAGATCAGGTGGACTTATTGGGTTCTAGGCAAGATGGAGACGGAGGAACGGGAGATATGTCTCCAGAACATTTTTAA
- a CDS encoding SIMPL domain-containing protein, protein MTRAALPGSRFPSGNLWKILPLAMLVCATFVLPAFAQEKDKLWRTLSVSGRGVETIPTTLAQVSLGVEIQGKTAQEVQQEAARRSSAVVAFLKSKNVEKLQTTGIRLNPVYSYTNNVQQITGYAANNTVSFRIPTEQAGTLLDDAVKAGATQINGISFVANDEAIAAAQKQALKEATQDARQQADAVFSALGFKSKEIVSIQVNNATAPPPPMFLRAEAAKSADASTPVIGGEQQVEASVTLQISY, encoded by the coding sequence ATGACTAGAGCCGCTTTACCCGGTTCTCGGTTTCCATCTGGAAACTTGTGGAAAATACTGCCTTTAGCAATGCTAGTATGTGCAACTTTTGTACTACCTGCATTCGCACAAGAAAAAGATAAATTATGGCGAACCCTTAGTGTCAGTGGTCGTGGAGTAGAAACAATTCCGACAACTCTGGCACAAGTCAGTTTAGGAGTAGAGATTCAGGGAAAAACAGCCCAGGAAGTACAGCAAGAAGCCGCCCGGAGGTCATCGGCTGTGGTTGCGTTCTTAAAGAGCAAAAATGTTGAAAAATTACAAACTACTGGTATCCGGCTCAACCCAGTTTACAGCTATACCAATAATGTGCAGCAGATTACAGGCTATGCGGCCAATAATACCGTGAGTTTTAGAATTCCTACTGAACAAGCTGGGACGTTATTGGATGATGCAGTGAAAGCGGGTGCAACACAAATTAACGGTATTAGTTTTGTTGCGAATGATGAAGCGATCGCAGCTGCTCAAAAGCAAGCCTTAAAAGAAGCGACTCAAGACGCCCGGCAGCAAGCTGATGCCGTTTTTAGTGCCTTGGGTTTTAAATCCAAAGAAATCGTCAGCATTCAAGTTAATAATGCCACTGCGCCACCACCACCAATGTTTTTACGGGCTGAGGCTGCCAAGTCAGCTGATGCTTCCACCCCTGTAATTGGTGGTGAACAGCAAGTAGAAGCATCGGTGACGCTGCAAATTAGTTATTAG
- a CDS encoding cation:proton antiporter, with protein MHLLDPISFSFPLLASATQAADSSMVVEAVLLSLVVIYLASKVGGELSNQVGLPPVLGELVGGVVVGISVFHFLVFPEGGTDSSNSLIVSFLQTTAGLTPEATPAVFAAQSEVISVLAELGVIILLFEIGLESNLKDLMAVGIQATVVAIVGVVVPFAAGTVGLMTLFGISAVPAIFAGAALTATSIGITSKVLSELGRLNSKEGQIILGAAVIDDVLGIIVLAVVASLAKDGVVDVSKVIYLIISATGFILGAILLGNVFNKSFVAIADQLKTRGGLVIPALIFAFAMAYLAAVIHLEAILGAFAAGLVLEETDKRKELQTQVSPIADILVPIFFVTVGAKTDLGVLNPAIPDNREGLIMATFLITVAIIGKVITGLSVFGQPGINRLAIGVGMIPRGEVGLVFAGVGAASGALSKPLGAAIIMMVILTTFLAPPLLRFVFPDPKTVEAGSEQLILDGSSGTSLVIEPLQPRVPASNDNGNLEVTPDSSDR; from the coding sequence ATGCATTTGTTAGATCCAATTAGCTTCTCTTTTCCTCTGCTGGCCAGCGCAACACAAGCCGCAGACAGTTCAATGGTAGTCGAAGCAGTGCTACTAAGCTTAGTAGTTATTTATCTTGCCAGCAAAGTTGGTGGAGAGTTATCAAACCAAGTGGGTTTACCGCCTGTCTTAGGTGAACTCGTTGGCGGTGTGGTAGTTGGCATCTCAGTTTTCCACTTTTTGGTGTTTCCAGAAGGCGGTACAGACAGTTCTAATTCTTTGATCGTGTCCTTTCTTCAAACCACTGCTGGTTTAACACCTGAAGCGACTCCAGCGGTTTTTGCAGCCCAGTCTGAGGTCATTTCCGTTTTAGCAGAATTGGGCGTAATCATTCTGCTCTTTGAAATCGGCTTGGAGTCGAATTTAAAAGATTTAATGGCAGTCGGTATTCAAGCCACCGTGGTAGCGATAGTTGGGGTAGTAGTACCCTTTGCTGCTGGGACTGTAGGACTGATGACTTTGTTTGGTATTAGCGCTGTCCCGGCAATTTTTGCAGGGGCGGCTTTGACTGCCACTAGTATTGGTATTACTTCCAAAGTGCTGTCAGAATTGGGGCGACTCAATTCTAAAGAAGGGCAGATTATTTTGGGTGCTGCTGTAATTGATGACGTACTGGGAATCATCGTTTTAGCGGTAGTTGCCAGTTTAGCTAAAGACGGTGTGGTGGATGTCAGCAAAGTGATTTATTTGATTATCAGCGCCACTGGTTTTATTTTGGGAGCAATCCTACTAGGCAATGTTTTCAATAAATCCTTTGTAGCGATCGCTGATCAACTTAAAACCCGTGGTGGACTTGTAATACCAGCATTAATCTTCGCCTTTGCTATGGCATACCTGGCCGCTGTTATCCACTTAGAAGCAATTCTGGGAGCTTTTGCAGCTGGTTTAGTCCTAGAAGAGACAGATAAGCGGAAAGAACTGCAAACACAAGTCTCTCCCATTGCCGATATATTAGTGCCAATTTTCTTTGTGACTGTTGGCGCAAAAACCGATTTGGGAGTGTTAAACCCAGCAATTCCCGATAATCGTGAAGGTCTAATTATGGCAACTTTCCTGATTACAGTAGCCATTATCGGTAAAGTGATCACAGGTTTAAGCGTGTTTGGTCAACCAGGAATCAACCGTTTAGCGATCGGTGTAGGGATGATTCCTAGAGGCGAGGTTGGGTTAGTGTTTGCTGGTGTCGGCGCTGCCAGTGGCGCTCTCTCGAAACCATTAGGGGCAGCAATTATTATGATGGTTATCTTGACAACCTTTTTAGCTCCTCCCTTGTTACGATTTGTATTTCCAGATCCAAAAACCGTGGAGGCAGGCTCAGAGCAACTAATTTTAGACGGTTCCTCTGGAACTTCATTGGTAATTGAACCACTTCAACCAAGGGTGCCAGCATCAAATGATAATGGCAATTTGGAAGTAACCCCAGATTCTAGCGATCGTTAA
- the mreC gene encoding rod shape-determining protein MreC yields MVTIRRWWDRKGLQIGLLALVVGSAWILRQTQGELVLETYQAITRPLEMLQSGPTPEERLRDARILELQTRIVDLESQKTKLQDLLGYVEKEPLASRPIPARVVGRSADQWWQQVTLNRGANVGIQEGFIVKAEGGLVGLVESVTPNTSRVLLISDLKSQVGVSVSRTAAKGVLRGDSSAEAVLEFYEKVPNVKVGDLVSTSTYSQKFPSGLAVGRIKSLDLKKLPASVAKIELFPPIRSLDWVAVYPKPENQESANQVPQKSK; encoded by the coding sequence ATGGTGACAATACGGCGTTGGTGGGATCGTAAAGGGTTACAAATCGGCTTATTAGCTCTAGTAGTTGGTAGTGCTTGGATATTGCGACAGACTCAAGGTGAGTTGGTGCTTGAGACATACCAGGCAATTACTCGGCCGTTAGAGATGTTGCAGTCAGGGCCAACTCCAGAAGAACGTCTCAGAGACGCCCGGATACTAGAATTGCAAACCCGTATAGTAGATTTGGAAAGTCAAAAGACAAAGCTACAAGATTTATTAGGCTATGTAGAAAAAGAGCCACTGGCATCACGGCCAATTCCAGCACGCGTGGTAGGACGTAGTGCCGACCAGTGGTGGCAACAAGTTACCCTGAATCGCGGTGCGAATGTAGGAATTCAAGAAGGCTTCATAGTCAAAGCAGAAGGCGGATTAGTGGGTTTGGTGGAGAGTGTAACTCCCAATACTAGCCGCGTTTTATTAATCAGTGACCTCAAGAGTCAAGTGGGTGTGTCAGTTAGCCGCACGGCAGCTAAAGGCGTTTTACGAGGAGATTCTTCTGCCGAAGCAGTGCTAGAGTTTTATGAAAAAGTTCCCAACGTCAAGGTAGGAGATTTAGTTTCCACGTCTACCTACAGTCAGAAATTTCCCTCTGGTTTGGCGGTAGGACGAATCAAGTCGCTGGATTTAAAGAAACTTCCGGCATCAGTGGCGAAAATTGAGCTTTTTCCGCCAATCCGCTCTCTTGATTGGGTAGCTGTTTATCCCAAGCCAGAAAACCAAGAGTCGGCAAATCAAGTGCCGCAAAAGTCTAAGTAA
- a CDS encoding N-acetylmuramoyl-L-alanine amidase: MKLRWLLSSTIGTIFMLSSPAMAAKLESWRFDANQNRLEINTFGNVQPQAQLIFNPTRLVIDLPGTTFGRPQLTQQVGGAIRSIRVGQFDEQTTRIVVELTPGYTLDPKGVQFVARTGDRWTVQLPTPEAENLPPRNTEGQQEQAIATATSPRTSTPAFPQRDIYNVVRTDSVNPPHNRPLLARVTQIEKLQVTGDGFFIATSGGNPQIQVNRSNDQKAINIDIAGATLSPNLEQRDLSINRYGVSRIQFTQLQTSPSIVRLTLQVDENSPNWRATTSSVGGFVVLPSRGVAQLPGSNNQRPISSNNSTAIIQSVQLANNGTQLLIRADQALSATGGWDRSSGLYRITINNAKLAPKVTGPTFNPNSPILRVRLQPQESNTVNVLVQPAAGVKIGELNQVGDDLLALELRRSGSSSITSPIALPPLPSLDQGQLPNPTDNPRPISQSRPRPSVPRGKLVVVIDPGHGGKDSGAPGLGGLLEKNVILPIGKRVGAILEQNGVQAVLTRDADFFVELQGRVDITKRANATLFVSIHANSVDNRPDVNGLEVYYYDSGYDLAEVVRKTILQDIGTIKDRGTRKARFYVLRKNSVPAILVETGYMTGYEDNPRLGTPEYQNRMAEAIAQGILKYLHQR, translated from the coding sequence GTGAAATTACGCTGGTTACTATCCAGTACTATTGGAACCATCTTCATGCTATCGTCGCCGGCAATGGCCGCGAAACTAGAATCTTGGCGTTTTGATGCCAATCAAAACAGGCTGGAAATTAATACTTTCGGAAATGTTCAACCCCAAGCACAATTAATTTTTAACCCCACTCGTTTGGTAATTGATTTGCCAGGAACCACATTTGGGCGTCCGCAGTTAACCCAACAGGTGGGCGGTGCAATTCGTTCGATCCGTGTTGGGCAGTTTGATGAACAAACAACGCGCATAGTCGTGGAATTGACTCCTGGTTATACTTTAGACCCCAAAGGAGTGCAATTTGTCGCCAGAACTGGCGATCGCTGGACAGTGCAATTACCTACGCCAGAAGCCGAAAATTTACCCCCAAGAAATACTGAGGGGCAGCAAGAACAAGCTATAGCCACAGCAACTTCACCCAGAACATCTACACCAGCATTCCCCCAAAGGGATATTTACAACGTTGTGAGAACTGACTCTGTTAATCCACCTCACAACAGACCCCTTCTTGCCAGAGTTACTCAAATTGAGAAATTACAAGTCACAGGCGATGGTTTTTTCATTGCTACAAGTGGTGGCAATCCTCAAATTCAGGTAAATCGTAGCAACGATCAAAAAGCAATCAACATCGACATTGCTGGCGCAACTTTATCACCAAATCTAGAGCAGCGGGATTTGTCGATTAATCGCTATGGTGTCAGCCGTATCCAGTTCACCCAGTTGCAAACCAGTCCATCTATTGTTCGTCTGACTTTACAGGTAGATGAAAATAGTCCAAATTGGCGAGCAACCACTAGCAGCGTTGGTGGTTTTGTGGTTCTACCTAGTCGTGGCGTTGCCCAGTTGCCTGGAAGTAACAATCAACGTCCTATATCTAGTAACAACTCCACTGCTATCATTCAGTCTGTACAACTGGCTAATAATGGTACACAACTGCTGATTAGAGCCGATCAAGCTTTATCTGCTACAGGAGGCTGGGATAGATCGTCTGGTCTGTACCGTATCACCATCAACAATGCTAAGTTAGCTCCCAAAGTCACAGGCCCTACTTTTAATCCTAATAGCCCAATCCTGCGGGTACGCCTGCAACCACAAGAATCTAATACTGTCAATGTCTTGGTTCAACCAGCAGCCGGAGTAAAAATTGGAGAACTCAACCAGGTTGGCGATGATCTGTTAGCTTTAGAATTACGACGTTCTGGTAGCAGCAGTATCACATCGCCCATTGCTTTACCTCCCTTGCCATCCCTAGATCAAGGTCAATTACCAAACCCCACAGATAATCCTCGTCCCATCTCCCAGTCACGGCCACGCCCCTCCGTTCCTAGAGGTAAATTGGTAGTAGTTATTGACCCAGGACATGGTGGAAAAGACTCAGGTGCCCCTGGTTTGGGCGGACTTTTAGAAAAGAATGTAATTCTACCTATTGGTAAAAGGGTAGGAGCAATTTTAGAGCAAAATGGTGTACAAGCAGTGCTAACGCGGGATGCTGATTTTTTCGTAGAACTTCAGGGACGAGTAGACATTACCAAGCGAGCCAATGCGACTTTGTTTGTCAGCATTCACGCTAATTCCGTTGATAATCGCCCTGATGTCAATGGGTTAGAAGTATATTATTACGATAGTGGTTATGATCTGGCCGAAGTCGTGCGTAAAACCATCCTCCAGGATATCGGTACTATCAAAGACCGGGGAACCCGCAAAGCCAGATTCTACGTCCTCAGAAAAAACTCCGTGCCTGCTATTCTCGTGGAAACAGGCTATATGACTGGTTATGAGGATAATCCCAGATTGGGAACACCAGAGTATCAAAATCGGATGGCAGAAGCGATCGCTCAAGGCATCCTCAAATACTTACACCAGAGGTAA
- the mreD gene encoding rod shape-determining protein MreD, protein MKIPAFGGSRQKKPKSSQRKSKFRIQPLARWHPGIRQLLGWIVTVGSVLLCLLLLPTRFPGMELLGIGPNWLLIWVVAWSVKRTVFAGALAGIVLGLLQDSMTSPNPTHALSLGIVGVLTGLLQKQRFIEEDFISIAVIVFVMAVLAETIFGLQLTLLGNERNVTDIWTYYQRVALASAILSSLWAPVVYYPLNLWWQRIKLLEQ, encoded by the coding sequence ATGAAGATTCCTGCATTTGGTGGTAGCAGGCAGAAAAAGCCAAAATCGTCACAGCGAAAATCGAAATTCCGAATCCAGCCGCTTGCTCGTTGGCATCCCGGCATACGCCAGTTGTTGGGTTGGATAGTGACGGTTGGATCTGTACTGTTATGTTTACTATTATTGCCAACTCGGTTCCCAGGTATGGAATTATTGGGAATTGGCCCTAACTGGCTGTTAATTTGGGTAGTAGCTTGGAGTGTGAAGCGCACGGTGTTTGCCGGAGCATTGGCAGGCATAGTTCTAGGGTTGCTTCAAGATTCAATGACATCACCTAACCCTACTCATGCCCTCAGTTTAGGGATAGTGGGAGTTTTAACTGGTCTACTCCAAAAACAGCGTTTTATCGAAGAAGATTTTATTTCGATTGCTGTAATTGTCTTTGTGATGGCAGTTTTGGCAGAGACTATCTTTGGGTTGCAATTAACTTTGCTTGGTAATGAGCGTAACGTGACAGATATTTGGACATATTACCAGCGTGTCGCTCTTGCTTCTGCCATTCTAAGTAGTTTATGGGCGCCGGTGGTTTATTATCCCCTGAATCTTTGGTGGCAGCGAATAAAATTGTTGGAGCAGTAG
- a CDS encoding N-acetylmuramoyl-L-alanine amidase, which translates to MKLHWLLPSTIGTIFMLSSPVMAARLESWRFDANQNRLEINTVGTVQPKAQLVFNPTRLVIDLPGTTFGRPQLTQQVGGGIRSIRVGQFDIDTTRIVVELTPGYTLDPKRVQFVGTTGDRWTVQLPRPEIERVASSPRSAYSVVTPDSEPQPSISRVATTRGATQVEHLQVTGDGLFIRTSGGNPPIQVIRSRDRATIFVDISGASLSPHLAQQSNIPVNKHGISRAEFTSLQTQPPVVRLTLRVDKNSPDWRATNSNGGGLVVLPSRVVRLPGSNDSDNQSEAVSFPSRPSANNSPATIESVQLANNGTQLLIRGNQPLSATGTWDRSSGLFRVTITNANLAPRVTGPTFATSSPILRVRLQPQAPNTVVVLVQPAAGVQLGQPRQIDDQLLALPIQGSRRVVALPGRPPFALPGLPPPNRGPFPDPNNPNPQRLTQPQRRVTNGRVVVIIDPGHGGKDSGALGIGGAREKDVILPIGKRLAEILQQNGIQVIMTRDSDYFVTLPGRVQLAERANADVFVSIHANSAGASRPDVNGLEVYYYDSGLDLARVVRSSILQSIGTLKDRGVRRARFYVLRKSSMPSILVETGYMTGREDMARLRTSAYQNQMAEAIARGVLQYLKRR; encoded by the coding sequence GTGAAATTACACTGGTTACTACCCAGCACTATTGGAACTATCTTCATGCTATCGTCGCCAGTAATGGCAGCGAGACTTGAATCTTGGCGCTTTGATGCTAATCAAAACAGACTAGAAATTAATACTGTAGGAACAGTTCAACCCAAGGCACAGCTAGTTTTTAACCCGACTCGGCTGGTAATTGATTTGCCAGGAACTACATTTGGTCGTCCGCAGCTAACCCAACAGGTGGGCGGTGGAATTCGCTCGATCCGTGTTGGGCAGTTTGATATAGATACAACACGCATAGTTGTCGAACTGACTCCTGGTTACACTTTAGACCCGAAACGAGTACAATTTGTTGGTACAACTGGCGATCGCTGGACGGTGCAATTACCTAGACCAGAAATTGAGAGAGTAGCTTCATCTCCCAGAAGTGCTTACAGCGTAGTTACCCCAGATTCAGAACCTCAACCTAGTATTTCAAGGGTTGCTACTACGCGAGGGGCTACTCAAGTTGAGCATTTACAAGTAACAGGTGATGGGTTGTTCATTCGTACCAGTGGTGGTAATCCTCCAATTCAGGTAATTCGCAGCCGCGATCGCGCTACCATTTTCGTGGATATCTCTGGCGCATCTTTATCACCACATCTGGCGCAGCAGAGTAATATACCCGTTAACAAACATGGTATTAGCCGTGCCGAATTCACCTCACTGCAAACCCAACCTCCCGTTGTCCGCCTGACTTTGCGGGTAGATAAAAATAGCCCAGACTGGCGAGCAACTAATAGTAACGGCGGTGGTTTGGTAGTTTTACCTAGCCGCGTTGTCAGATTACCTGGAAGTAATGATTCTGACAATCAGTCAGAAGCCGTTTCCTTTCCTAGTAGACCATCTGCCAACAACTCGCCAGCAACAATTGAATCTGTGCAACTGGCTAATAATGGTACACAACTGCTAATTAGAGGCAACCAACCTTTATCTGCAACAGGAACTTGGGATAGATCCTCTGGTCTGTTCCGCGTCACAATTACCAATGCTAACCTAGCTCCCAGAGTTACAGGCCCTACTTTTGCTACCAGTAGCCCCATTCTTCGAGTGCGTCTGCAACCTCAAGCACCTAATACTGTCGTTGTTTTAGTTCAACCAGCAGCCGGAGTCCAACTTGGGCAACCCAGGCAAATCGACGACCAGCTTTTGGCTTTACCAATACAAGGTTCTCGGCGAGTGGTTGCCCTCCCTGGAAGACCACCTTTTGCTTTACCTGGGCTACCACCGCCAAATCGTGGGCCATTCCCAGACCCAAACAACCCCAATCCCCAGCGCCTAACACAACCACAGCGCCGAGTTACCAATGGGCGAGTAGTAGTTATTATTGACCCCGGACATGGCGGTAAAGACTCTGGAGCGCTTGGCATTGGGGGGGCACGTGAAAAGGATGTGATCTTGCCTATTGGTAAAAGACTTGCTGAGATTTTGCAGCAAAATGGCATACAAGTAATTATGACGCGGGATTCTGACTATTTTGTTACCCTTCCAGGACGGGTGCAATTAGCAGAACGAGCGAATGCTGATGTGTTTGTTAGCATACATGCCAATTCAGCCGGTGCGAGTCGTCCCGATGTTAATGGGTTGGAAGTATATTATTACGACAGCGGACTGGATCTAGCTCGCGTTGTCCGTAGTAGTATTCTCCAAAGTATTGGTACTCTCAAAGACAGGGGAGTGCGACGAGCCAGATTTTATGTCCTCCGAAAAAGTTCTATGCCCTCCATTCTCGTGGAAACGGGTTACATGACTGGTAGAGAGGATATGGCTAGACTGAGAACTTCAGCTTACCAAAATCAAATGGCAGAAGCGATCGCTCGTGGTGTTCTTCAGTATCTAAAGAGAAGATAA
- a CDS encoding rod shape-determining protein — protein sequence MGIDLGTANTLVYVSGKGIVLQEPSVVAIDVNEKVALAVGEEAKKMLGRTPGNVIALRPLRDGVIADFDIAELMLKSFIQRVNEGKSLILPRIVIGIPSGVTGVERRAVMDAAHQAGARKVYLIDEPVAAAIGAGLPVAEPTGNMIIDIGGGTTEVAVLSLQGTVISESVRIAGDELTDSIIQYIKKVHNLVIGERTAEEIKIRLGSAYPTNDDNDAMMEVRGLHLLSGLPRTVTIKAPEIRESMLEPLSVIIEAVKRTLERTPPELAADIIDRGIMLAGGGALLKGIDTLISHETGIITHIAADPLSCVVLGTGRVLENFKQLERVVTESSRNM from the coding sequence ATGGGTATCGACCTCGGTACCGCAAACACTTTAGTTTATGTATCTGGTAAAGGTATTGTACTACAAGAACCTTCTGTAGTTGCGATCGATGTCAATGAAAAGGTAGCGCTAGCAGTAGGAGAAGAAGCCAAAAAAATGCTCGGCCGCACACCAGGAAATGTGATTGCCCTCCGCCCTTTGCGGGATGGTGTAATCGCTGACTTTGATATTGCCGAGTTGATGCTCAAAAGCTTTATTCAGCGTGTAAATGAAGGTAAATCTTTAATTTTACCCAGAATTGTCATTGGTATTCCCAGTGGCGTCACAGGAGTAGAAAGGCGTGCTGTGATGGATGCAGCTCACCAAGCAGGAGCAAGAAAAGTATATTTAATCGATGAACCCGTAGCTGCGGCCATTGGTGCAGGATTACCTGTTGCCGAACCTACTGGCAACATGATCATCGATATTGGTGGTGGTACAACAGAAGTTGCAGTGCTGAGTCTTCAAGGTACAGTCATCAGCGAATCAGTACGCATTGCTGGAGATGAACTGACTGATTCAATCATTCAGTATATTAAGAAAGTTCATAACTTAGTCATTGGTGAACGTACTGCCGAAGAAATCAAGATTCGGCTTGGTTCTGCCTATCCTACTAATGATGATAATGACGCGATGATGGAAGTCCGAGGCTTACACCTACTTTCTGGTCTACCGCGCACTGTAACAATCAAAGCCCCAGAAATCCGTGAAAGCATGTTGGAGCCGCTATCAGTAATTATAGAAGCTGTGAAGCGGACACTGGAACGCACCCCTCCAGAATTGGCAGCAGATATTATTGACAGAGGTATTATGTTAGCTGGTGGCGGTGCTTTGCTCAAAGGTATAGATACCCTAATTAGCCATGAAACAGGGATTATTACCCACATTGCTGCTGATCCTTTGAGCTGTGTTGTGTTGGGAACAGGTCGTGTGTTAGAAAACTTTAAACAGTTGGAACGAGTTGTTACCGAAAGCTCTCGCAATATGTAG
- the murI gene encoding glutamate racemase: MYSSSIFEGNLDDFSVQEPQRAPIGIFDSGVGGLTVLRQLYRQLPNESIIYFGDTARLPYGIRSQAEILRFTREIITWLQQQQVKMVIMACNTSSALALETVRQEFSIPILGVILPGAKAAVQQGKRIGVIATPATAKSNAYKHAILEIAPDVQVWQVGCPEFVPLIEQNRIHDPYTTEVARAYLEPLLEQEIDTLVHGCTHYPHLTPILRSLLPSQVQLIDPAVHVVAACAQELDLLGLRNTHLPLPTRFAVSGCPQQFSQSGVQWLGYTPMVEEVSFTDIAISQLQ; this comes from the coding sequence GTGTATTCATCTTCCATTTTTGAAGGAAATCTTGACGATTTTTCTGTTCAAGAACCCCAACGTGCCCCAATTGGCATCTTTGACAGTGGTGTTGGTGGGCTGACAGTATTACGACAACTCTATCGGCAACTCCCCAATGAATCAATTATTTATTTTGGGGATACAGCTAGACTTCCTTACGGAATTCGTTCACAAGCAGAAATTTTACGATTTACCCGTGAAATTATTACCTGGCTGCAACAGCAGCAGGTAAAAATGGTAATTATGGCTTGCAATACCAGTTCCGCCCTCGCACTAGAAACTGTGCGTCAAGAATTCAGCATACCCATTTTGGGAGTAATCCTACCGGGTGCAAAAGCTGCGGTGCAGCAAGGAAAGCGTATTGGTGTAATTGCCACTCCAGCTACAGCCAAGAGTAATGCTTATAAGCACGCCATACTCGAAATTGCTCCTGATGTCCAAGTCTGGCAAGTTGGGTGTCCAGAGTTTGTGCCACTGATTGAGCAAAACCGCATTCATGACCCATATACGACTGAAGTAGCACGAGCTTACCTAGAGCCTTTATTAGAGCAAGAAATTGATACCTTAGTTCACGGTTGTACCCATTATCCTCACCTTACACCAATACTGCGATCGCTCCTCCCCTCTCAAGTCCAATTAATTGATCCAGCTGTTCATGTTGTGGCAGCTTGCGCCCAAGAGTTAGACTTGTTAGGCTTAAGAAATACTCATCTACCATTACCAACTCGTTTCGCCGTCAGCGGTTGTCCACAACAGTTTTCTCAGTCAGGAGTCCAGTGGCTAGGCTACACCCCAATGGTTGAAGAGGTTTCCTTCACTGATATCGCTATTTCCCAACTCCAATAA